In Zonotrichia leucophrys gambelii isolate GWCS_2022_RI chromosome 12, RI_Zleu_2.0, whole genome shotgun sequence, a single genomic region encodes these proteins:
- the CAMK1 gene encoding calcium/calmodulin-dependent protein kinase type 1, protein MPLGQDGPSWKKRIEDIQRIYDFRDVLGTGAFSEVVLAEEKATRKLVAIKCIAKKALEGKETSIENEIAVLHKIKHPNIVALDDIYESGTHLYLIMQLVSGGELFDRIVEKGFYTERDASALIRQILDAVKYLHDMGIVHRDLKPENLLYYSMDEDSKIMISDFGLSKIEGCGSVMSTACGTPGYVAPEVLAQKPYSKAVDCWSIGVIAYILLCGYPPFYDENDAKLFEQILQAEYEFDSPYWDDISDSAKDFIQHLMEKDPAKRFTCEQALQHPWIAGDTALDKNIHQSVSEQIKKNFAKSKWKQAFNATAVVRHMRKLQLGTSQDIPGQTTSTSPGEPLVGGTSNGSECGRPPPSRAQRLPPD, encoded by the exons ATGCCGCTGGGGCAGGATGGGCCCAGCTGGAAGAAGAGGATCGAGGATATTCAGCGGATCTATGATTTCCGAGATGTCCTGGGCAC GGGGGCCTTCTCCGAGGTGGTCCTGGCGGAGGAGAAGGCGACGCGGAAGCTCGTGGCCATCAAGTGCATTGCCAAGAAGGCGCTGGAGGGAAAGGAGACCAGCATTGAGAACGAGATTGCCGTCCTCCACAA AATCAAGCACCCCAATATCGTGGCCTTGGATGACATCTACGAGAGTGGCACCCACCTCTACCTCATCATGCAGCT ggtcTCGGGGGGGGAGCTCTTTGACCGCATTGTGGAGAAGGGTTTCTACACGGAGCGCGACGCCAGCGCCCTGATCCGGCAGATCCTCGACGCCGTCAAATACCTGCACGACATGGGCATCGTCCACCGTGACCTGAAG CCCGAGAACCTGCTCTATTACAGCATGGATGAGGACTCCAAGATCATGATCAGCGACTTCGGGCTGTCCAAGATCGAGGGCTGTGGCAGTGTCATGTCCACAGCCTGTGGCACCCCTGGCTATGTGG cccctgAGGTGCTAGCACAGAAGCCCTACAGCAAAGCAGTGGATTGCTGGTCCATCGGAGTCATCGCCTACATCCT GCTCTGTGGTTACCCCCCTTTCTATGATGAGAACGATGCCAAGCTCTTTGAGCAGATCCTGCAGGCAGAGTACGAGTTTGACTCACCCTACTGGGATGATATCTCAGACTCAG CCAAGGACTTTATCCAGCACCTGATGGAGAAGGACCCTGCCAAGCGATTCACCTGTGAGCaagccctgcagcatccctg GATTGccggggacacagccctggacaAGAACATCCACCAGTCAGTGAGCGAGCAGATCAAGAAGAATTTTGCAAAGAGCAAGTGGAAG CAAGCTTTCAACGCCACGGCGGTGGTGAGGCACATGagaaagctgcagctgggaaccaGCCAGGACATCCCTGGGCAGACAACTTCCACGAGCCCCGGCGAACCGTTGGTTGGAGGGACCAGCAATG GGTCAGAGTGTGGGCGCCCACCCCCAAGCAGAGCTCAGCGTCTCCCACCAGactga